Proteins co-encoded in one Candidatus Lokiarchaeota archaeon genomic window:
- the porA gene encoding pyruvate ferredoxin oxidoreductase, whose translation METKIMSANYAAARAVMSARVEVVAAYPITPATTVPEQIALLNERGDWPGEFIRVESEHSAMFACIGASATGARAFTATASNGLLLMDEALHWAAGARLPIVLANLNRSVSPSWNIHATHDDAFSKRDTGWIQFHVASVDEYYHTIIQAFKLAEDERVLMPVMVNGDAFVLSHTLAPYDYLDPEEVDEFLPPYSPPHWKMDPDHPVSHGNIVFPEYFQEFRYGMHEGTKNAAEVYKEVEEEYEELFGKNFGGPIDTHKCDDAEVVFTSQGTIGAEAIDAIDELREEGYKVGNARMRMVRPFPVEEIRELASKVKGFASFDRAVSYGFGGPVANDIRASLYNTKHRPMVKSYIGGLGGRDVTVDDIKEIVIDTVEAVESGELGAEETWHDLR comes from the coding sequence GTGGAAACCAAGATTATGAGTGCGAACTACGCTGCTGCACGAGCAGTTATGTCCGCACGAGTTGAAGTTGTAGCTGCGTATCCGATAACTCCTGCGACCACCGTTCCTGAACAAATAGCACTCCTCAATGAACGAGGAGATTGGCCTGGCGAATTCATCCGTGTGGAATCAGAGCATTCCGCAATGTTTGCCTGTATTGGTGCTAGTGCGACGGGGGCTCGCGCCTTCACTGCAACAGCCTCAAATGGCCTACTTCTGATGGACGAGGCTCTTCACTGGGCAGCTGGTGCTAGGTTACCAATTGTTTTGGCGAACCTCAACCGCTCTGTTTCGCCTTCATGGAACATTCATGCCACACATGACGATGCCTTTAGCAAGCGCGATACTGGCTGGATTCAGTTCCACGTTGCATCAGTTGATGAATACTATCACACAATCATTCAGGCATTCAAACTTGCAGAAGATGAACGCGTTTTGATGCCTGTGATGGTGAACGGTGATGCTTTTGTTCTAAGCCATACTCTGGCACCGTACGATTATCTCGATCCAGAAGAGGTGGACGAGTTCCTTCCCCCGTATAGCCCACCTCACTGGAAGATGGATCCTGACCATCCGGTATCCCATGGGAATATTGTATTTCCTGAGTATTTCCAAGAATTCCGCTATGGGATGCATGAAGGGACAAAGAATGCCGCTGAAGTCTACAAAGAAGTTGAAGAAGAGTATGAGGAACTCTTCGGGAAGAATTTCGGCGGACCCATAGATACGCACAAGTGTGATGATGCCGAGGTGGTATTCACATCACAAGGCACAATCGGTGCCGAGGCTATTGATGCTATCGATGAACTACGGGAAGAGGGCTACAAGGTAGGTAATGCTCGTATGAGAATGGTACGGCCATTCCCCGTGGAAGAGATCCGCGAACTGGCAAGCAAGGTCAAGGGCTTCGCATCCTTTGATAGAGCCGTTTCATATGGATTTGGCGGCCCTGTTGCTAATGACATTCGCGCATCGCTTTACAATACCAAACACCGACCCATGGTGAAGAGCTATATTGGCGGCCTTGGCGGAAGAGATGTCACTGTTGACGATATCAAGGAGATTGTTATTGACACTGTGGAAGCTGTTGAATCAGGGGAACTCGGTGCGGAAGAAACCTGGCACGATTTGAGGTGA
- a CDS encoding UbiX family flavin prenyltransferase, whose protein sequence is MKRILLCITGASGAIYGVRLLRKLKKMGHEVHLILSSWGTETLEHEMGMKRSELEKEADKSYDETDMAAGPASGSFPLDAMAVVPCSMKTLAGIANGYAENLILRAADCSLKEERPLVLVPREAPYNLVHVENMRKVLRAGSSVLPASPAFWHKPESIESLVDSIVDRVLVHIGIEVDSDIEWDGMPN, encoded by the coding sequence ATGAAGAGAATACTCCTCTGCATAACCGGTGCAAGTGGAGCAATCTATGGCGTTAGGTTGCTTCGAAAATTGAAGAAAATGGGGCATGAAGTTCATCTTATTCTCAGTTCATGGGGGACTGAAACACTCGAACATGAAATGGGAATGAAGCGAAGTGAACTTGAGAAGGAAGCTGACAAGTCATATGATGAAACAGATATGGCTGCAGGGCCAGCAAGTGGAAGTTTTCCGCTAGATGCAATGGCGGTTGTTCCATGCTCAATGAAAACACTTGCAGGAATCGCCAATGGATATGCAGAGAATCTTATCTTGCGAGCGGCTGATTGTAGCTTGAAAGAGGAAAGACCACTAGTTCTTGTTCCTCGTGAAGCACCATACAATCTTGTACATGTTGAGAACATGAGGAAGGTTCTACGAGCCGGATCGTCTGTGCTCCCGGCAAGTCCTGCCTTTTGGCACAAACCAGAGAGTATTGAAAGCCTTGTCGATTCAATAGTGGACCGGGTTTTAGTCCATATTGGAATTGAAGTAGATTCGGACATCGAATGGGACGGTATGCCAAACTAG
- a CDS encoding DUF2299 domain-containing protein: MTMKKPTDEIKKAVRDWFSKEGVKVESIKNPRAEFLFKVKFQRFYFTVVRPNDSNYLQVESQVMISPQHLKKLNSEKMQKFQMKAMKFSFGSRVRLGFVKPQPNQKGKQPPGPGFVVSDRIYDDSFSDDRLWETMSALHGSVEMVIAILNEITGHPGVKPQQPEDSRPSYYT, translated from the coding sequence ATGACAATGAAGAAACCAACTGATGAAATCAAGAAGGCTGTGCGCGACTGGTTCTCAAAAGAAGGCGTCAAGGTAGAAAGCATCAAGAACCCGCGTGCGGAGTTTTTATTCAAGGTGAAATTCCAGCGGTTCTATTTCACCGTTGTCAGGCCCAATGATTCCAACTACCTGCAGGTTGAATCACAGGTTATGATATCTCCACAGCATCTCAAGAAACTGAATTCTGAGAAGATGCAGAAGTTCCAGATGAAAGCCATGAAGTTCAGCTTCGGAAGCCGCGTCCGCCTCGGTTTCGTGAAACCACAGCCAAATCAGAAAGGGAAACAGCCGCCAGGACCGGGTTTTGTCGTCTCCGATCGCATATACGATGATTCGTTCAGTGATGATCGCCTGTGGGAAACCATGAGTGCTCTCCATGGTTCTGTCGAGATGGTTATCGCGATTCTTAATGAGATTACAGGCCACCCAGGTGTGAAACCGCAGCAGCCTGAAGACTCACGACCGTCGTACTATACGTAA
- a CDS encoding 4Fe-4S dicluster domain-containing protein, translated as MPKTPYSAPCEGSMGKTGSWRTFDPVVDYNECIKCRTCWLYCPEACITLDEDGTPHIDLEYCKGCGICAQVCPKECIEMERKMELEEADM; from the coding sequence ATGCCGAAAACCCCGTACTCCGCACCTTGCGAGGGTTCTATGGGGAAAACAGGCAGTTGGAGAACTTTCGACCCTGTTGTTGACTATAACGAATGCATCAAATGTCGGACGTGTTGGCTCTACTGTCCAGAAGCTTGCATCACTCTAGATGAGGATGGCACACCTCACATAGACCTAGAGTACTGCAAGGGCTGTGGAATTTGTGCTCAAGTGTGTCCGAAGGAATGCATAGAGATGGAACGCAAGATGGAACTAGAGGAGGCTGACATGTAG
- a CDS encoding pyruvate synthase subunit beta — MVAIKDMPLKEYIEKGNAACAGCQDMVALRHAHKALEGKVIQVVPACCTSVVQGLWPNSGFDFPTLNIAFPAAAAGASGVKAALRAKGDEDTTVMVWAGDGGTFDIGIQALSGAFERRTDFLYVCYNNQVYSNTGTQRSGATPLHAQTTTTWFGKTEPEKMLDLVVAAHEPAYQATANTAYPRDLYEKFKKAKDIEGPKFIHVFVPCPQAWNYPVAQGVEIGKLGVETGYWIQWERFGEDFEINRMSKRFQNPENRKPIEEFLKIQGRFSRLFKPERNERKIQEFQDYVQHRWDVLLRTMT, encoded by the coding sequence ATGGTAGCGATTAAAGATATGCCACTTAAGGAATACATTGAGAAGGGAAATGCTGCGTGTGCTGGCTGCCAGGATATGGTAGCATTACGACATGCTCACAAGGCATTGGAGGGTAAAGTCATACAGGTTGTTCCCGCGTGCTGTACAAGCGTAGTACAGGGCTTATGGCCGAATAGCGGTTTTGATTTTCCAACCCTCAACATAGCATTTCCGGCAGCAGCGGCTGGAGCTTCTGGTGTCAAAGCGGCGTTGCGAGCAAAAGGTGATGAAGATACAACCGTCATGGTATGGGCTGGAGACGGAGGTACTTTTGACATTGGTATCCAAGCGTTGAGCGGTGCCTTTGAACGTCGAACAGACTTCTTGTATGTCTGTTACAACAACCAGGTCTACAGCAACACCGGAACACAACGCTCTGGAGCTACACCGTTACATGCTCAAACAACAACCACTTGGTTTGGGAAAACCGAACCTGAAAAGATGTTGGATCTTGTAGTTGCGGCTCACGAACCGGCCTATCAGGCAACCGCCAATACCGCCTATCCACGAGACCTGTACGAGAAGTTCAAGAAAGCAAAAGACATCGAAGGTCCGAAGTTCATCCACGTATTCGTTCCTTGTCCGCAGGCATGGAACTATCCTGTCGCTCAAGGCGTGGAAATAGGTAAGCTCGGTGTAGAGACAGGTTACTGGATTCAATGGGAGCGATTTGGTGAGGATTTCGAAATCAATAGGATGAGCAAGAGATTTCAGAATCCTGAGAACAGGAAACCAATTGAGGAATTCCTGAAGATTCAGGGTCGATTCTCGAGACTCTTTAAACCTGAGCGTAATGAAAGGAAAATCCAAGAATTCCAGGACTACGTTCAGCATCGTTGGGATGTCTTACTGCGAACTATGACATAG
- a CDS encoding ATP-binding cassette domain-containing protein, whose product MTTQIEPQQRQFDDATDYMFSGLRKHPGVIAGATILTVISSVLVTLPMTIVGQAIDELTVNGFTATFVNYCWIIVGLGLAYMVLYFVVGYSWARVTLAWERDARQDFFDMLQENSMTFHDEIDSKRLLSVAMQDINWVRMSLNPALRNIVFGISSFLVTTFLVFRVDRSFTLFSLFGFPAHGLTLIMIVGFPLYLAFAYRYANNVEPVRRKRAEKMEDLTSSSQEVFRGIEVVRSFGKEDWEAEKFEEETTEYEHLVAREGRLAAFYIPSLILTGMTTLAFIYGGFAVLSGILSIGNLTQVIGLLVSLQGFNFMLPRMLLALRGGYVNAGRIVNLINWEDPMIESEESSEDIDWNGDIVFDDVSFSYNANNSNGSAMALKKLSIQIPRESRVAIIGGPGGGKSTILKLILRLYDPTQGTVRIGGVDLSNIRTADVRDHVGLVEQDIFLFRMTVKENIAFGRPEATDEEIIQAAKRAQAHEFIEKLPKGYDSMVGEKGMTLSGGQRQRLAIARAIIQDPQILLLDDSASAIDAQTEFQLRQALDEVMKGRTSITVTQRLRTLLESDMVIIVDKGELVAAGCHDELLRTSEHYRKIFERLPGAEQFLTAAAKQGGVA is encoded by the coding sequence GTGACTACGCAAATTGAACCCCAACAACGACAATTCGACGATGCGACCGACTATATGTTCTCTGGACTCCGAAAACACCCTGGAGTAATTGCTGGCGCAACAATTCTGACGGTAATTTCTTCGGTTTTAGTCACCTTACCGATGACGATTGTCGGTCAAGCGATTGATGAGCTTACAGTAAATGGTTTCACAGCTACATTTGTGAACTACTGCTGGATTATCGTTGGTTTGGGTCTAGCCTACATGGTACTCTACTTTGTTGTCGGCTACTCATGGGCTAGAGTTACATTGGCGTGGGAACGAGATGCAAGACAAGATTTCTTTGATATGCTTCAGGAGAACAGCATGACGTTTCATGATGAAATCGATAGCAAAAGACTTCTTTCTGTTGCGATGCAGGACATCAACTGGGTCCGCATGTCGCTTAATCCCGCCCTTAGAAACATCGTGTTTGGGATTTCTTCATTCTTGGTCACCACCTTCTTGGTGTTCCGCGTTGATCGAAGCTTCACACTCTTCTCCCTGTTTGGATTCCCCGCACATGGTCTTACGCTTATTATGATTGTGGGTTTTCCACTTTACTTGGCATTTGCCTACCGGTACGCTAATAATGTTGAGCCGGTGCGCCGCAAGCGCGCAGAGAAGATGGAAGACCTTACGTCTTCGTCACAGGAGGTATTCAGGGGCATAGAAGTAGTTCGTTCATTCGGGAAGGAGGACTGGGAAGCAGAGAAATTCGAGGAAGAAACAACTGAATACGAGCACTTGGTAGCTCGCGAAGGTCGTCTTGCAGCGTTCTACATTCCGTCTCTTATCCTAACCGGCATGACCACTCTTGCATTCATCTATGGTGGATTTGCGGTACTTTCCGGTATCCTTTCGATTGGCAATCTTACTCAAGTTATCGGACTACTTGTCAGCTTACAAGGATTCAACTTCATGTTACCTCGAATGTTACTTGCTCTTCGAGGGGGTTATGTCAACGCAGGTCGGATTGTAAATTTGATTAATTGGGAAGATCCTATGATTGAGTCCGAGGAGTCTTCTGAGGATATCGACTGGAATGGGGATATCGTTTTCGATGATGTCTCATTTTCCTATAATGCTAACAACTCCAACGGGAGTGCGATGGCGCTGAAGAAGTTGAGTATCCAAATTCCCCGAGAGTCGAGAGTGGCAATCATTGGCGGACCGGGCGGTGGAAAGAGCACGATCCTCAAACTCATTCTTCGGCTCTACGATCCAACTCAAGGAACTGTGCGGATCGGCGGAGTTGACTTGAGCAATATTCGGACTGCTGATGTTAGAGACCACGTAGGACTAGTTGAACAAGATATCTTCCTCTTCAGAATGACCGTGAAAGAGAATATTGCTTTTGGACGACCAGAAGCTACCGACGAGGAAATCATTCAAGCAGCCAAACGAGCTCAGGCACACGAATTCATTGAGAAACTACCAAAAGGTTATGATTCAATGGTTGGAGAAAAAGGGATGACGCTCAGTGGAGGGCAGCGCCAAAGACTTGCTATTGCAAGGGCCATCATTCAAGACCCACAGATTTTGCTTCTAGATGATTCTGCTAGTGCTATCGATGCACAGACGGAATTCCAACTCCGACAGGCTCTGGATGAGGTTATGAAAGGGCGCACCAGTATTACTGTGACTCAGCGTCTACGGACTCTTCTGGAATCTGATATGGTTATTATTGTAGACAAAGGTGAGCTAGTAGCAGCCGGCTGCCACGATGAATTGCTGAGAACATCCGAGCATTACCGAAAGATATTCGAACGACTTCCAGGTGCTGAGCAATTTCTGACTGCGGCAGCTAAGCAAGGAGGTGTTGCCTGA
- a CDS encoding DUF2070 family protein — translation MSEKAKVKETTRLYSRIWQLPTHRGILARIGMLVIVAAVTMVGGDLISGMTSQPLELLIGYLAVFGIPAYLGTLLLYALIRKEASPLDLRRTTGVIQFGVLIWFSFGIIGRIIGLFFGIEAVSRFWLLGANMGYLMFIFLVDGLSEYGTIRNSVAAFMPVLLWIITLLTGSVFLADLMVFPANWPIMLFGGGAIIAIAVAYIYDSISKPFERDLGIDGPALLRGFGYDYLADDSGPLESMLTKISELQNIPLDVLIFQEDDELIGIGVVLYVHPGPFRNLGSSALPSYISNHVRERYGIPCFVMHGSCTHHQNLTTKEDFEKVIQELDRLIDTKHQSYDLRGPSWKEWGKFKTWTLMAGPKALAIVTSAPQFTDDISLKVGMKANQAAIEANEGVERVAVVDAHNCINDNAVSVMSEDPEAEKFVKAVKEAVSEESNRDSKAFEVGFYQTSPDGITKKDGLGPGGISVILLKTEEEETAFISLDGNNMIPRMRQDMIDALKDIDIDKAEPITTDTHVVNAISLSSGGYPPIGQYKRQRIIEETTKAVKEARKRIRPSKASLESGRIDNLRTFGEKGFDTLTQDIVEATEIAKRTGIAAAAGSFLVTLLLTFLL, via the coding sequence TTGAGCGAGAAAGCAAAAGTAAAGGAAACAACTAGACTGTACTCGCGAATCTGGCAATTACCAACTCACAGAGGTATACTCGCAAGAATTGGAATGTTGGTTATTGTTGCTGCGGTAACGATGGTTGGAGGAGACCTCATTTCAGGAATGACAAGTCAGCCTCTTGAGCTACTCATAGGGTACTTAGCGGTGTTTGGAATCCCCGCATATCTCGGCACGCTCTTGCTCTATGCACTTATACGAAAAGAAGCATCGCCTTTGGATTTAAGGCGAACAACAGGAGTTATTCAGTTTGGAGTTCTAATCTGGTTCTCCTTCGGGATTATTGGCAGGATTATAGGTCTATTTTTTGGAATTGAAGCTGTCAGCCGTTTCTGGCTCCTAGGTGCCAACATGGGTTATTTGATGTTCATTTTCCTAGTTGATGGCCTTAGCGAATATGGAACTATAAGAAACTCAGTCGCAGCCTTCATGCCGGTCCTCTTGTGGATAATCACACTTCTAACGGGCAGTGTATTTTTGGCAGACTTGATGGTTTTTCCAGCAAATTGGCCAATCATGTTGTTCGGCGGAGGAGCAATTATCGCAATAGCAGTCGCATACATCTACGATTCCATCAGCAAACCATTTGAACGCGACCTAGGAATCGATGGACCGGCTCTTCTCAGGGGATTCGGATACGATTACCTAGCCGATGATTCGGGACCGCTTGAAAGTATGCTCACAAAAATATCAGAACTGCAGAACATACCACTTGATGTCCTAATCTTCCAAGAAGATGATGAGTTGATAGGTATCGGTGTGGTTCTTTATGTTCACCCAGGCCCATTTCGCAATCTTGGAAGCAGTGCACTTCCATCTTACATCAGCAATCACGTTAGGGAACGATATGGCATACCCTGTTTTGTCATGCACGGGAGCTGTACTCATCATCAAAATTTGACAACAAAAGAAGACTTTGAAAAGGTAATTCAAGAGCTCGATAGGCTCATTGATACCAAACATCAGTCGTATGATCTTAGGGGTCCATCTTGGAAAGAATGGGGGAAATTCAAAACGTGGACACTCATGGCCGGGCCAAAGGCACTTGCTATTGTGACAAGCGCACCACAATTCACAGATGATATCAGCCTAAAAGTGGGGATGAAAGCTAATCAAGCAGCCATAGAAGCAAATGAAGGCGTAGAGCGCGTTGCTGTTGTAGATGCGCACAATTGCATAAATGACAATGCAGTATCTGTAATGTCCGAAGATCCGGAAGCGGAGAAATTTGTTAAGGCCGTGAAGGAAGCAGTTTCTGAGGAATCAAATCGAGATTCTAAAGCCTTTGAAGTTGGTTTCTATCAAACAAGTCCAGACGGAATAACAAAGAAAGACGGTTTGGGACCAGGAGGTATTTCTGTGATACTTCTGAAAACCGAGGAAGAAGAAACAGCCTTCATATCCCTTGACGGCAATAATATGATTCCAAGAATGCGTCAAGATATGATAGATGCTCTGAAAGATATCGACATTGACAAGGCTGAGCCAATAACTACAGACACACATGTTGTAAATGCGATTTCACTTTCTAGTGGTGGATATCCCCCAATAGGGCAGTATAAGCGTCAGAGAATTATAGAAGAAACCACCAAAGCGGTCAAGGAGGCACGCAAAAGAATACGTCCAAGCAAAGCATCTCTAGAATCTGGGAGGATCGATAACCTGAGAACATTTGGCGAGAAAGGTTTTGATACGCTAACACAAGATATAGTGGAAGCCACAGAAATTGCGAAAAGAACAGGTATCGCAGCCGCTGCAGGTTCATTCCTCGTTACTCTCCTCCTGACGTTTCTGCTTTGA
- a CDS encoding ATP-binding cassette domain-containing protein: MGMRRRGHSLEKQERSRPARLLLRRLFGYLGNFKRELALGATFSLLGTIVGVFDIPVLSQGLDAVFSAAGGWEPLIILIGLYVVLKVIAWVLNGGKLWFLAGAQAGLTQNVQSDVYDRLVNADLSYHTSQQSGDVTSRVTSDVDQLSTGVQVIIDFASNILMMIASFLIVWSISQTLALTTLVVVPGVLFIAALFGTVGKRIMLDARRAYGRVSGQIAENLAGVHVAKAFNREDELSEKMSELNQEAYNYGFKFMMLMSAMQPLMRSIGQFAIAAVLFVGGSFATGTASALTVGELFVGITMTNRFMWPLLALAMYATQVQSSLAAMDRISDVTEREPSITDSPESEPLYEQNDGIEFRNVDFSYVDDELVLKDVSFQVKPGETVAVVGHTGAGKTTVAALINRFYDPDSGKILIGDQDLQDISLDSLHDEISLIPQEPYLFDGSVIENIRYGKPSATEEEIFELCKLIGADEFIVSLPDGYHTEMIQGGKNVSSGQKQMITIARTMLADPKILILDEATSRLDAYSESLVQDAQAKLFSGRTTVVIAHRLTTIANASRILVFEDGEIVERGTHEELLELGGVFKRLYDTYYAHQGIEELSESIASTAAEEVSSCSEKVRAAVAESGGANPGAGRDGK; the protein is encoded by the coding sequence ATGGGTATGAGACGGCGGGGACACAGCTTGGAAAAACAAGAGCGGAGTCGTCCTGCTCGTTTGCTTCTTAGACGCCTATTTGGCTACCTTGGAAACTTCAAGCGTGAACTAGCTTTAGGGGCAACATTCTCACTCCTCGGAACTATTGTGGGTGTTTTCGACATCCCAGTACTGTCTCAGGGGTTGGATGCTGTTTTCTCTGCAGCAGGTGGCTGGGAACCACTAATCATACTGATTGGTTTGTATGTAGTTCTCAAAGTAATTGCATGGGTACTCAACGGCGGGAAGCTTTGGTTTCTTGCGGGTGCTCAAGCTGGCTTGACACAGAATGTACAATCCGATGTCTATGACCGTTTAGTTAATGCTGATTTGTCTTATCACACCTCTCAGCAAAGCGGTGACGTTACTTCGCGTGTAACTTCGGATGTTGATCAGTTGTCCACAGGTGTGCAGGTTATCATCGATTTTGCGAGTAACATTCTCATGATGATTGCATCCTTCTTGATTGTATGGTCAATTTCTCAGACCTTGGCGCTTACAACTCTTGTAGTTGTTCCTGGCGTTCTGTTTATTGCTGCCCTTTTTGGAACCGTGGGCAAGCGAATCATGCTTGATGCACGCAGAGCATATGGTCGAGTATCGGGCCAGATTGCTGAGAATCTAGCGGGAGTACATGTTGCAAAGGCCTTCAACAGAGAGGATGAGCTATCAGAGAAAATGTCAGAGTTGAATCAAGAAGCCTACAACTACGGTTTCAAATTTATGATGCTTATGAGTGCCATGCAACCCCTTATGCGTTCCATTGGACAATTCGCCATAGCAGCCGTTCTTTTTGTCGGTGGCAGTTTCGCTACAGGAACAGCTTCTGCTCTTACTGTTGGCGAGTTATTTGTTGGAATCACCATGACAAACCGTTTCATGTGGCCACTGCTTGCCTTGGCAATGTACGCAACACAAGTTCAATCGTCTTTGGCTGCTATGGATCGAATTTCGGACGTGACGGAAAGGGAACCTTCTATCACTGATTCACCTGAATCCGAGCCACTATACGAGCAGAATGACGGAATAGAATTCCGAAATGTGGATTTCTCTTATGTTGATGACGAACTTGTACTGAAGGATGTAAGCTTTCAGGTTAAACCAGGTGAGACTGTAGCGGTTGTAGGACATACGGGTGCAGGTAAGACTACCGTTGCTGCGTTGATTAACCGCTTCTACGATCCTGATTCTGGCAAGATTCTCATTGGCGACCAGGATCTCCAAGACATAAGCCTAGATTCCCTCCATGATGAGATATCGCTCATTCCTCAGGAGCCTTACCTCTTTGATGGCTCAGTAATAGAGAACATAAGATATGGAAAGCCTTCAGCAACTGAAGAAGAAATTTTCGAGTTGTGCAAGCTTATTGGAGCGGACGAATTCATTGTTTCACTACCGGATGGCTACCATACAGAAATGATTCAGGGTGGCAAGAACGTTAGTTCGGGTCAGAAGCAGATGATAACTATTGCAAGAACCATGCTGGCTGATCCAAAGATTCTCATTCTTGACGAAGCCACTAGCCGTTTGGACGCGTATAGCGAGTCTCTAGTGCAGGATGCACAGGCTAAGCTGTTCTCTGGCAGAACCACGGTGGTTATCGCACATCGTCTAACAACTATTGCGAATGCTTCCAGGATTCTTGTCTTCGAAGATGGTGAAATCGTCGAGCGGGGGACGCACGAGGAGTTACTCGAACTTGGAGGTGTCTTCAAGAGATTGTATGATACATATTATGCTCATCAGGGCATCGAAGAATTATCGGAGAGTATCGCAAGCACAGCTGCTGAAGAGGTCTCGAGTTGCTCAGAGAAGGTAAGAGCTGCGGTTGCAGAATCAGGGGGAGCTAATCCTGGCGCCGGTAGAGATGGGAAGTAG